In Lagenorhynchus albirostris chromosome 1, mLagAlb1.1, whole genome shotgun sequence, the sequence ttagttgctccacggcatgtgggatcttcccagaccagggctcaaacccgtgttccctgcattggcagatggattcttaaccactacgccaccagggaagccctgtgatcagAACTCTTAACACATGAATTTCAAACAGGTTGCTTTCCAGGTTCAGCTAAGTACATCTCTTCCTATATCATTCCAGAGTTTATTCTTCAAAACTGGAAAgatctttgacataaaccacagtaagatcttttttgccctacctcctagagtaacagaaataaaaacaaaaataaacaaatgggacttaattaaaagcttttgcacagcaagggaaaccatgaacaagacaaaaagacaaccctcagaatgggagaaaatatttgcaaatgaaacaacagacaaaggattaatctccaaaatgtacaaacagctcatggagctcaatatcaaaaaaacaatccagttaaaaaatgggcagaagacctaaatagacatttcaccaaggaagacatacagatggccaagaggcacatgaaaagatgctcaccatcactaattattagagaaatacaaatcaaaactacaatgaggtatcacctcatgctggtcagaatggccattatcataaaatctagaaacaataaatcctggaaagagtgtggtgaaaagggaaccctcctgcactgtcggtgggaatgtaaattgatacaaccactatggaaaacagtatggagtttccttaaaaaactaaaaatagaactaccatatgacccagcaatcccactactgggcatataccctgagaaaaccataattcaaaaagacacatgcaccccaatgttcactgcagcactatttacaatagccaggacatggaaccaacctaaatgtccatcgacagatgaatggataaagaagatgtggcacatatatacagtggaatattactcagccataaaaagaaacgaaactgagttatttgtagtgaggtggatggacctagagtctgccatacagagtgaagtaagtcagaaagagaaaaacaaataccgtatgctaacacatatatatggaatctaaagaaaaagaaaagaaaaggaaaaaaatgttcagaagaacctaggggcaagatgggaataaagatgcagacctactagagaattgacttgaggatacagggagggggaagggtaagctgggacaaagtgagagagtggcatggacatatatacactaccaaacgtaaaatagctagtgggaagcagcctcatagcagagggagatcagctctgtgctttgtgaccacctagaggggtgggatagggagggtgggaggaagggcgatgcaagagggaagagatatggggacatatgtatatgtataactgattcactttgttataaagcagaaactaacacaccattgtaaagcaattatactcgaataaagatgttaaaaataaataagaaataaaaaacattggCCCCTAGATTATCAGCATCATCTTAAAAAGCAAaggattttccttctctgtttctatCCTTATTCTAGCACCTCGTACATACCTCTGTTATATCATTTGTCAGGTTGATTTGTGATGTTGGTTAGGCTGTCAAAGAAAACTCAGACACAGTACTTCTTATCTTCCTCAGAGCCCAACACTCAGCAAGAaagttctgaaaatattttgttgaataagtAGGTGGGTGGGTTGTTTTTGTTGGTccggtttggggttttttgtttttactccttCAGATTTTATTGTTGTAGCCATAGCCTTCAGTCATTCATTTTAAAGAACCCTTTCTCATAAGTGACAGTGCtctttttctgttgctttctGAGCAATCCCAGAACTTCATGTTTTGTTGTTTACCATGGGTGTTTTACAAAAGGATGTTGTTCTGCAGCAAACACATTATTGTGTTATGGCCATGACACAATTTTGCATCACAATGATTTATGTCCCATGATTTATATTATAGTTAGAGAAAGTACAAAATTTGGATTCACAAACCCTATGTAAAATAAGtttcttaaaatgtctttttattagtGTTGAAGATGAAGCTGtggataaaaacattttcaaagactGCAGCAAGATTGCTTTCTACAGGTAAGAAGAGGAAGTATATGACCTAGATAGAATAgttctgaaaatatttcaaaattgatgtttattaaatttttgaGAACTGATAGACTTTCTGAGGAAAGAGTCAATTAGGAAATTCAgtgattaaataatttattgacAGGAGAAATTCACCTTTACTACTCTAGCTTAACtcctgtattattttattattaatatgttattaattataattaattatattgtaTACTTATACATTATAATTAACATTACTGTGTTAATAAACaggtattttaaaagtcaaagtgTTTTTCAACTAACGTTAAAATTTTGaatctttgaagaaataatacttttacatggttcaaaaatcaaataatataaaaagatacaCATTGAAAAATGTTACTCTCTTTCTTGTCCCCTTCCACCCCATTCCACATCTTTCCTTGTAAGTAACcagatttattaatttcttatttatctttccaGTATTTCTTTTTGTGAATGCACATATTCTTATATCACCACCATTCTTAGGCCAAGTAGCTTTCTATATACACTGTTGTATAcatctttttttctgcttcattATTTATTCTGAAGAGCTCTGTATGAGTATATGGAAATTGTCCTCTTTTTCATAGCTGTATGGTATTCCATTGGGTAAATTATAATGTATTCACTCTCCTATTGCTAGAcccttgggttgttttcagtcttGCTGTAACATCACTGCCACAGTGAAAAGCTATACATATGTCATTTCCTACACACGCAGGTATATTTGTAGGATGAatttccaggagtgggattactagGTCAAAGagtaaatgtatttgaaattttaactATTACCAGATATCCCTCCATAGAGATTGTGTCATTTTGCACTCCCATCACCACTATATGATTGCCTATTTCCCCAGAgcctcaaaaaatatttctttaaaacttttttgagtGTCTACCTTTATGTGGTCCTGAAACTGAAATCACCAAAAATTATATCATACAACTTTCTAATTTATACACACAactctagagaaagaaaataatatcattttaattCTGAACAGGTACCTTAGAGGGAATTCTATAGTGAACCCCTGGTCACCTTGACAAACCACTGGATTATATTGGATTTCCACTAAAATTTATTAAGTTTCAATTAAAGTATACATTTCATGGAAAGAGGGAGGGACATCAACAAGCTAATACGTGTCATCTATGAAAACTGCCCCACCTTCTCAATAAAGGGGACAAAATACCATCCTTGAGTAGTGTTATGGTGAACAATTTTATAAGtactcttattattattttattaattgcaGTAGCACtctgcttattaattttcttagctCTCTAAATTATTGATACTCCTCTTAGTGCTTTATTGGAGTACTAATATACTGCTTGTGCCCAGTTCACCTACTATTGAAGTGAATTTTAATGACTTCCACATGGTAATATAGTCTTTTGGAGGCTGAGAGTCACAAATCATTCTCAGACGTCTGTATACTCCAAATCTGTAGGCGTCAGAAACAGCGGCTCTCCAAGAAGTCTACCTATCGGGCATTACTAGACTCAGTCACAGAAGGCAAAGAGAGCACCAGGTTCCAAATCATCAACAAAGCAGCTAAGGtgagaaaaagtattttctacagagaattatttgtttctatatttatttGGGTTGAATGAAGTAAATTTCCACAAAGGCTAATTAAACTATGTatgcttcaaaaacaaactttgtGAGAGAAGTAATGCCATCTTTTTAATATCTACACAATGCTACTTTAAAAGTAATATGACTATCAACATATAGATTGCCTTGTATCAGATGCTTTCTTAGATGTTTTAGGaatgttatttccttttaattaatcTTCAGAATCATCTAAGAGGTACATTGCATTGTCCCtaattttcagataaggaaattgaagtcTAAAAAGCCACTTGCTCAAAGTCATAGCTAGTAACCAGAATTTTCACCTGTGACTGTAGACTCTGTCACGCACCCATGCTCTTTTTATCACTATTATACAACATACCCTCAAGCAAGGTACAGATTCAGTGAATGTCCAAACCTCAAAATGTGAGTGGGCAAGAGGAACAATGGTCTATGCAGTTGAATAAGTCACAGATGTTCCCACCCCTAAGCTGCTTCACTAACAGATCACCATAGTTGTTACATGCTAAAAGGATTAGAGCAGTATCCTAAGTgctttttctcatctgtcaagttTTCACACTACTTCAGATGGGCCAGTCACAGAGGAAGTGCTGTGGGCCGGGCTAGGAAGTGTGGTTATGCACAAGTAGTTGATGCTTCCAACCTGACCCTCACTTCACATCCTCCCCTGTCTTTGAAAGGTGTCCTAAGCTTCTAAGGCCTCCCAGACCAATCTGGTTTAATTGGTAATTCGCTGAAGGACATAGGTAAAGACATGCAGTCTAGTCCCATAACAGCTTAGATAGTAATTCCATCAGCTCACTAACAAATCCCAGTTCTGGGAAGCAGACTGAGAAGACATCCCCactttcactgcagcattgtgAGAGATCTTGTGACTACCGTAGAGCTCCGTATAACATTACACTGAGGAATCTTCTCGGAGAAGACAGAGCAAACACTGCCCCACAACATCAGGGCATTCTCTGTAACATTTGTAAGGTCTCTAGCTTCGTCGGGAGGCTCAACTTTATTCCCAGGCAGGAGGAGCAATGGCACAGTGAGGAAGGCTACCTTGCATATGAAGTTTTAGAGATTTTAGTCACTTCAAAGATGTAGAATTCTCTAACATAGCTTTCTTGCCTGAATTCAAAATAGGGGCTAGAATCATATCAACAGTTTGTGTTCTCTATCCCCATCCCTTTTTCCCAACTTATGGTTACTTAAGGATGTAGTTGTGGTAGCAGCACACTTAGTTCTTTTCTCTTAACTACACTGAAGGGATGGTTAGCCTTTCTTCAAAACCTAGTGCTGCTTCTTAACACCACTCATTTTTTTCTGGAGGAATTTCCCTCCTTGCTTGGCATCTGTGCAACCTTTGAGTTCACAGCTCATGGTAGAGTACTGATCCAGGTCTCCCAAACTTTACATCCTTTTGTAGCCAAGTTTGAAAGCTGTTCATGGGAAAACATGGGGCAGCATTAATTTCTTTCCTAGAGAGCCACCCGCCATTTGCATGTAGTCTAATAGCCCAATACCCCGCCAAACCCCTGTATTCAGGG encodes:
- the GANC gene encoding neutral alpha-glucosidase C isoform X3; this translates as MDAAEKEEISVEDEAVDKNIFKDCSKIAFYRRQKQRLSKKSTYRALLDSVTEGKESTRFQIINKAAKPVCKFSLVATLLAASPRMQGYL